A single window of Nitrospirota bacterium DNA harbors:
- a CDS encoding ferritin family protein, whose translation MASFSVREVVEMAIQTERLGYAFYEEMAGRFPDHKGLKDLFTTLAKKEHHHEQVFTDLLGKIKDAPALEGWEEAQPYFRAMVESEFFLGDKKALPSMDRVGTVAEAADFALGFEKETLLFFVGLRQGVREKDVVEDIIEEEMSHIVWLKEFKESL comes from the coding sequence ATGGCTTCTTTCTCCGTACGCGAGGTAGTTGAGATGGCCATCCAGACCGAGAGGCTCGGGTACGCGTTCTATGAGGAGATGGCGGGAAGGTTTCCCGACCACAAGGGCCTCAAGGACCTGTTTACGACCCTGGCCAAAAAGGAGCACCACCACGAGCAGGTCTTCACGGACCTCCTGGGCAAGATAAAAGATGCCCCGGCCCTGGAGGGCTGGGAGGAGGCGCAGCCCTACTTCAGGGCCATGGTGGAGAGCGAGTTTTTCCTGGGCGACAAGAAGGCCCTGCCCTCCATGGACCGGGTGGGCACGGTGGCCGAGGCGGCCGACTTCGCCCTGGGCTTCGAGAAGGAGACCCTGCTTTTCTTCGTGGGCCTCAGGCAGGGGGTCAGGGAGAAGGACGTGGTGGAGGACATCATCGAGGAAGAGATGAGCCACATCGTCTGGCTCAAGGAGTTCAAGGAATCCCTCTGA
- a CDS encoding NAD+ synthase: MKTLRLALAQINAVVGDLEGNAQKILSYAARARDLGADLVAFPEMALTGYPPEDLLLKPLFIERNVQVLGELSGSVQGIAAVVGFVDRREDIYNAAAIISGGRVLDVYHKIYLPNYGVFDEMRYFQAGTRSPVYEVGGVLIGVNICEDIWYPEGPARLQALAGAEVVININSSPYTTRKMEFRDKMLATRATDSAAIVAYVNMVGGQDEIVFDGGSCIMNERGDVIARGRQFEEDLVVADLDIEAVFMHRLHDPRRRQQVRGLRPEDRIRIKAPEGVGGGRKEILQTVAPLMEPLEEVHSALITGLRDYVHKNGFEGGIIGLSGGVDSALVAALAADALGRENVHCLFMPSRYTSTESREDAYALVANLGVALTEIPIDAIFSAYLKELEEPFRGYPGNTTEENIQARIRGNLLMAFSNKTGWIVLTTGNKSEMSVGYATLYGDMAGGFAVVKDVPKTLVYDLAHWRNRMGEVIPRRILERPPSAELKPDQRDTDVLPAYDVLDPILQAYVEEERSVEEIVTFGSCEPECVKKVITMVDRSEYKRRQSPPGIKITPRAFGKDWRVPITNKYKSY; encoded by the coding sequence ATGAAAACCCTGAGGCTGGCCCTTGCGCAGATAAACGCGGTGGTGGGCGACCTGGAGGGAAACGCGCAGAAGATACTCTCCTACGCCGCCCGCGCCAGGGACCTGGGGGCCGACCTGGTGGCGTTCCCCGAGATGGCCCTCACGGGTTATCCCCCCGAGGACCTTCTGCTCAAGCCCCTTTTCATCGAGCGCAACGTGCAGGTCCTCGGCGAGCTCAGCGGCTCGGTGCAGGGTATTGCCGCCGTGGTGGGGTTCGTGGACCGCCGGGAGGACATTTATAATGCCGCCGCCATCATCTCGGGGGGGCGGGTGCTGGACGTCTATCACAAAATCTACCTTCCCAACTACGGCGTGTTCGACGAGATGCGCTACTTCCAGGCCGGCACCCGGAGCCCCGTCTACGAGGTGGGCGGCGTGCTCATCGGGGTGAACATCTGCGAGGACATCTGGTACCCCGAGGGCCCCGCGCGGCTTCAGGCCCTGGCGGGGGCGGAGGTCGTCATCAACATCAATTCCTCCCCCTACACCACCAGGAAGATGGAGTTCAGGGACAAGATGCTGGCCACCAGGGCCACCGACAGCGCGGCCATCGTGGCCTACGTCAACATGGTGGGCGGGCAGGACGAGATCGTTTTTGATGGGGGAAGCTGCATCATGAACGAGCGGGGCGACGTCATCGCCCGGGGGCGGCAGTTCGAAGAGGACCTGGTGGTGGCCGACCTGGACATCGAGGCGGTCTTCATGCACAGGCTGCACGACCCCCGCAGGCGCCAGCAGGTGCGGGGGCTTCGCCCGGAAGACAGGATACGGATAAAGGCGCCCGAAGGCGTAGGCGGCGGGCGGAAGGAAATCCTTCAGACGGTGGCCCCCCTCATGGAGCCCCTGGAGGAGGTCCACAGCGCCCTCATCACGGGCCTCAGGGACTACGTCCATAAGAACGGCTTCGAGGGGGGCATCATCGGCCTGAGCGGCGGGGTGGACTCCGCCCTGGTGGCCGCCCTTGCGGCAGACGCCCTGGGCAGGGAGAACGTCCACTGCCTCTTCATGCCCTCCCGCTACACCTCGACCGAGAGCAGGGAGGACGCATACGCCCTGGTCGCCAACCTGGGCGTGGCCCTGACGGAGATACCCATAGACGCCATCTTCTCGGCCTATCTCAAGGAGCTGGAGGAGCCCTTCCGCGGATATCCGGGCAACACCACCGAGGAGAACATCCAGGCCCGCATCCGGGGCAACCTCCTCATGGCCTTCTCGAACAAGACGGGCTGGATAGTCCTCACCACGGGGAACAAGTCGGAGATGAGTGTGGGCTACGCCACGCTCTACGGGGACATGGCGGGCGGGTTCGCCGTCGTCAAGGACGTCCCCAAGACCCTGGTGTACGACCTGGCGCACTGGAGAAACCGCATGGGCGAGGTCATCCCCAGGCGCATCCTTGAGAGGCCGCCCAGCGCGGAGCTGAAGCCCGACCAGAGGGACACCGACGTCCTTCCGGCCTACGACGTCCTGGACCCCATCCTCCAGGCTTACGTGGAGGAGGAACGGAGCGTGGAGGAAATAGTGACATTCGGCTCCTGTGAGCCGGAGTGCGTCAAGAAGGTCATAACCATGGTGGACCGCAGCGAGTACAAGCGCCGGCAGTCACCCCCGGGCATCAAAATCACCCCCCGGGCCTTCGGTAAGGACTGGCGGGTCCCCATCACCAACAAGTACAAGAGCTACTGA
- a CDS encoding DUF362 domain-containing protein has protein sequence MSAVSRVYFASARLYKWTHGDSLPGKLERLLGEAGLAGRFAPDEWVAVKTHFGSHGAHRVVRPVFLRKVVEALKGAGARPFVTDTVRIKGLDYLEVANQNGINHLSVGAPVILADGLYGSDNIIIKAGEILGEIAVASVIHDVPAMVVVSHIKGHINAGYAGAIKNLAMGGVSSAHRTCGWKCGRGSMHAIGAGKLTWDQGKCELCYQCEEVCPMECIEFAQDGKVFRYEDERCWRCGRCTRVCPGEAVVLEGADEGTFMRSLAEAAGAVLSTFAPGKVLYLNFLTEIQPECDCMPGADVPVMQEQGILMGEDLVAVEQASMDLMGKAAPLPQSAAEDRGLRAGADVLEGLHLKPYELQVREAQRLGLGSRRYELVELSSQGEGGRPA, from the coding sequence ATGAGCGCTGTCTCCCGCGTCTACTTCGCTTCGGCCCGCCTGTACAAATGGACCCACGGGGATAGCCTGCCGGGGAAGCTCGAGAGGCTCCTGGGCGAAGCGGGCCTCGCCGGGCGCTTCGCGCCGGATGAATGGGTTGCCGTGAAGACCCACTTCGGCTCCCACGGGGCTCACCGGGTGGTGCGCCCGGTCTTTCTGCGCAAGGTGGTGGAGGCCCTGAAGGGCGCCGGTGCGAGGCCCTTCGTGACCGACACGGTGCGCATCAAGGGGCTCGATTACCTCGAGGTCGCAAACCAAAACGGGATAAACCACCTCTCCGTGGGCGCCCCCGTCATCCTGGCCGACGGCCTGTACGGCAGCGATAACATCATCATCAAGGCCGGGGAGATACTGGGCGAGATAGCCGTGGCCTCCGTCATCCACGACGTGCCGGCCATGGTGGTGGTCTCCCACATAAAGGGGCACATCAACGCCGGGTACGCAGGGGCCATCAAGAACCTGGCCATGGGCGGGGTCAGCTCCGCCCACCGCACCTGCGGGTGGAAGTGCGGCAGGGGCTCCATGCACGCCATAGGGGCCGGCAAGCTCACCTGGGATCAGGGGAAATGCGAGCTCTGCTACCAGTGCGAGGAGGTCTGTCCCATGGAGTGCATCGAGTTCGCCCAAGATGGGAAGGTCTTCCGCTACGAGGACGAGCGCTGCTGGCGGTGCGGACGGTGCACGCGGGTCTGCCCCGGGGAGGCGGTTGTGCTGGAGGGGGCGGATGAGGGCACCTTCATGCGCTCGCTGGCCGAGGCCGCCGGGGCGGTCTTGAGCACCTTCGCGCCCGGCAAGGTCCTCTACCTGAACTTCCTCACGGAGATACAGCCGGAGTGCGACTGCATGCCGGGGGCCGACGTGCCGGTCATGCAGGAGCAGGGAATCCTCATGGGCGAGGACCTGGTCGCGGTGGAGCAGGCCAGCATGGACCTCATGGGGAAAGCCGCGCCCCTGCCCCAGTCGGCCGCCGAGGACAGGGGCCTTCGCGCCGGGGCCGACGTGCTTGAGGGACTGCACCTGAAGCCCTATGAGCTTCAGGTACGGGAGGCCCAGAGGCTGGGCCTGGGAAGCCGCCGCTACGAGCTCGTGGAGCTTTCCTCCCAGGGAGAAGGCGGGCGCCCCGCCTAA
- the rsmI gene encoding 16S rRNA (cytidine(1402)-2'-O)-methyltransferase — protein sequence MRKGALFIVATPIGNLEDITLRALRVLKEVDLVAAEDTRHTAKLLSHFGISRPMVSYWGEKEKVKAEAVMARLLRGESVALVSDAGTPGISDPGAVLIRRALEEGVSVVAIPGPSALVAALGISGLPTEEFTFFGFSPSKKGERQRFLRERALEPRTMVFYESPHRVVDTLVDMEEILGGGRRAAVIRELTKVHEEALRGTLSGVLDMMQREGSVIAGEYVIVLEGKPPEAGRTLGEALEEVAALMKRGMGRKEAVRTVAGQYGLSRRELYQRSLGSPET from the coding sequence CTGAGAAAGGGCGCCCTCTTCATCGTCGCCACGCCCATCGGCAACCTCGAGGACATCACCCTGAGGGCGCTGAGGGTCCTCAAGGAGGTGGACCTCGTGGCCGCCGAGGACACCCGGCACACGGCCAAGCTCCTCAGTCATTTCGGCATATCCCGGCCCATGGTAAGTTACTGGGGAGAGAAGGAGAAGGTAAAGGCGGAGGCCGTCATGGCCCGCCTTCTTCGGGGCGAATCCGTGGCGCTGGTCTCCGATGCGGGCACCCCGGGCATCTCCGACCCGGGGGCGGTGCTCATCAGGCGGGCCCTGGAGGAAGGAGTAAGCGTGGTCGCCATCCCCGGTCCCTCCGCCCTGGTGGCCGCCCTGGGCATCTCGGGGCTTCCCACCGAGGAGTTTACGTTCTTCGGGTTCTCTCCCTCCAAGAAGGGTGAGAGGCAGAGGTTTCTGAGGGAGCGGGCCCTCGAGCCCAGGACCATGGTCTTTTACGAGTCTCCCCACCGGGTGGTGGACACCCTCGTTGACATGGAGGAGATTCTGGGGGGCGGGCGCAGGGCGGCGGTCATCCGCGAGCTGACGAAGGTGCACGAGGAGGCGCTCCGGGGCACGCTCTCCGGGGTCCTGGACATGATGCAGAGGGAAGGTTCCGTGATAGCGGGGGAGTATGTCATCGTCCTGGAGGGCAAGCCCCCGGAGGCGGGGCGCACGCTCGGGGAGGCCCTGGAGGAGGTGGCGGCCTTGATGAAGCGCGGCATGGGCAGGAAGGAGGCGGTCCGGACCGTGGCGGGGCAATACGGCCTGAGCCGGCGGGAGCTGTACCAGAGGAGCCTGGGGAGCCCGGAGACATGA
- a CDS encoding TrkA family potassium uptake protein — protein MKKNRFVLIGLGHLGQELLKRLAAEVELTVVEVDPGLEQVAQTIRVGAVQFIAGDATSRLVLEKAGVNEADGVIVTTTTEEVNLEVARVLREQFEPRRIVSIGITREGVKAFEEMGVEVVDIIRSGVTELRNAMEQTVRTVQGIGLGENEIVEVEVHPHSKLAGKALGSIAPINWRVGLIYRDKQIVMPRKDAVLKAGDRVVLLGDPQTLAMVSEIFTFSFTRFPLEYGPVAAVYLGGAEDEAFFEELAYIFRVFPMKRAVFIHSADAQLVREKFERFITKENFRSVEQRAWALSPLSALKDLFKERKWELGLIVFSRLSMFGRLGAFRARRGRKGFFLTLADMAPCPVVLLGGTFPYEKVALPLVGGLELHHIFGTAIEISLSLESETEALLVNPSEYISSEEDVQEFEGMKKAVSDMSLTYKRSVNSRILSGNPVEAMAGAVKDYNCLLVDAGGWKRQGWLRDLLDPDVLWQVMKRSPLTSFLVPPLEESL, from the coding sequence ATGAAGAAAAACCGCTTCGTCCTTATCGGCTTGGGCCACCTGGGGCAGGAGCTCCTGAAGCGCCTGGCCGCCGAGGTGGAACTGACCGTTGTGGAGGTGGACCCGGGGCTTGAGCAGGTGGCACAGACGATAAGGGTGGGTGCGGTGCAGTTCATTGCCGGGGACGCCACGAGCAGGCTCGTCCTGGAGAAAGCGGGCGTCAACGAGGCCGACGGCGTCATCGTCACCACGACCACGGAGGAGGTCAACCTGGAGGTCGCCCGCGTGCTGAGGGAGCAGTTCGAGCCGCGGCGCATCGTCTCCATCGGCATCACCCGCGAGGGCGTCAAGGCGTTCGAGGAGATGGGGGTGGAGGTGGTGGACATCATCAGGTCCGGCGTGACCGAGCTCAGAAACGCCATGGAGCAGACCGTCCGCACAGTGCAGGGCATCGGCCTCGGGGAGAACGAGATCGTGGAGGTGGAGGTCCACCCCCACTCCAAGCTCGCCGGCAAGGCCCTGGGCTCCATAGCGCCCATAAACTGGCGGGTGGGCCTCATCTACCGCGACAAGCAGATAGTGATGCCCCGGAAGGACGCCGTCCTGAAAGCCGGCGACCGGGTGGTCCTCCTCGGAGACCCGCAGACCCTGGCCATGGTCTCGGAGATATTCACCTTCAGCTTTACCCGGTTTCCCCTGGAGTACGGCCCCGTGGCCGCCGTCTACCTCGGGGGCGCGGAGGACGAGGCGTTCTTCGAGGAGCTGGCCTACATCTTCCGGGTGTTCCCCATGAAGCGCGCCGTCTTCATCCATTCGGCCGACGCGCAGCTCGTCCGGGAGAAGTTCGAGCGCTTCATCACGAAAGAGAATTTCAGGAGCGTAGAGCAAAGGGCGTGGGCCCTCTCCCCCCTGAGTGCTTTGAAGGACCTCTTCAAGGAGCGCAAGTGGGAGCTGGGCCTGATTGTCTTCTCCCGGCTCTCCATGTTCGGGCGCCTGGGGGCCTTCCGGGCCCGACGGGGGAGGAAGGGGTTTTTCCTTACCCTGGCCGACATGGCCCCCTGTCCCGTTGTTCTCCTCGGGGGGACTTTCCCCTACGAGAAGGTCGCCCTCCCCCTGGTCGGCGGGCTCGAGTTGCACCATATCTTCGGGACGGCCATTGAGATATCCCTGTCCCTGGAGAGCGAGACGGAGGCCCTTCTGGTGAACCCGTCGGAGTACATCTCCTCGGAGGAGGACGTGCAGGAGTTCGAGGGGATGAAGAAGGCCGTCTCCGACATGAGCCTTACGTACAAGCGAAGCGTCAACTCCCGCATTCTCAGTGGCAATCCCGTGGAGGCCATGGCCGGGGCCGTAAAGGACTATAACTGCCTTCTCGTTGACGCCGGCGGATGGAAGCGCCAGGGATGGCTCAGAGACCTCCTGGACCCCGACGTCCTCTGGCAGGTGATGAAGCGCTCGCCCCTTACCAGCTTCCTGGTGCCTCCTCTGGAAGAATCCCTGTAG
- a CDS encoding VanZ family protein, with the protein MRTLLLWLAVLLFFSLYPFSQRGLVPHSDLLLHAVLYGITCLLLFSVLGGLSREALRRHALSLAVVSASVYGLLMEVAQSFTRTRTFSWEDEMANVGGALLAALYIIARRKRR; encoded by the coding sequence ATGAGGACACTTCTCCTCTGGCTTGCCGTGCTCCTTTTCTTCTCGCTCTATCCCTTCAGCCAGCGGGGGCTTGTTCCCCACTCCGACCTCCTGCTCCATGCCGTCCTGTACGGCATCACCTGTCTTCTGCTCTTCAGCGTCCTCGGGGGGCTCTCGCGCGAGGCCCTCAGGCGGCATGCCCTCTCTCTGGCGGTCGTTTCCGCCTCGGTGTATGGTTTGCTCATGGAGGTGGCCCAGTCGTTCACGCGGACGCGCACCTTCTCATGGGAGGACGAGATGGCAAACGTCGGGGGAGCCCTGCTGGCTGCCCTCTACATTATTGCACGGAGGAAAAGGCGATGA
- a CDS encoding ABC transporter permease: protein MGDIFSAFGSALRLIAHPSAELVDIVLRTFAISGSALLLAALAGIPLGAAVGLRRFPLRGLIVSVLNAFMGLPPVVVGLFIYILLSRSGPLGFMGLLYSPGAMVIAQFVLALPIVAALTHSAMVGVKPQVAQTARTLGATSRQVTRAVVREARYGIMSASVAGLGRVLAEVGSILIVGGNIAGLTRVMTTTIALETDKGEFTLALALGIILLSMSLGINMALHLLQRRTQYER from the coding sequence TTGGGGGACATTTTCTCCGCCTTCGGCAGTGCCTTGAGGCTCATCGCACACCCCAGCGCGGAGCTCGTCGACATAGTGCTCCGGACCTTTGCCATCTCGGGGTCGGCCCTTCTTCTGGCCGCCCTGGCGGGCATTCCCCTGGGGGCCGCGGTGGGGTTGAGGAGGTTTCCCCTCCGGGGGCTGATCGTCTCGGTCCTGAACGCCTTCATGGGCCTTCCCCCCGTGGTGGTGGGCCTTTTCATCTACATCCTGCTTTCCCGGAGCGGGCCCCTGGGCTTCATGGGCCTTCTTTACTCCCCGGGGGCGATGGTGATAGCCCAGTTCGTCCTGGCTCTGCCCATCGTGGCTGCTTTGACCCATTCGGCCATGGTGGGGGTGAAGCCCCAGGTGGCCCAAACGGCCCGGACCCTCGGGGCCACGTCCCGCCAGGTGACCAGGGCCGTCGTCCGCGAGGCCCGCTACGGCATCATGTCGGCCTCCGTCGCCGGCCTGGGGCGCGTGCTGGCGGAGGTGGGCTCCATCCTCATCGTGGGAGGCAACATCGCCGGGCTGACCCGCGTGATGACCACCACCATAGCGCTGGAGACCGACAAGGGGGAGTTCACCCTGGCCCTGGCCCTGGGCATCATCCTCCTCAGCATGTCCCTCGGCATCAACATGGCCCTGCACCTCCTTCAGAGGAGAACCCAGTATGAACGTTAG
- a CDS encoding sulfite exporter TauE/SafE family protein, with product MDFLNVVFPVSGVSTNIFVPPLVALVVSFFTSMGGLSGAFLILPFQVSVLGYVSPSVTATNFVYNIVGIPSGVLSYIREGKMNWPLALAITAGTLPGVFLGYYLRVLFLPDPARFKVFVGVVLLYVGGRLLKDMLRPVRARGGGQDGARPSVAAGRISLGRIWFGYAGTEYEVRTLPLFLLALGVGVVGGAYGIGGGAIIAPFCISVLGLPVYAVAGAALLGTFVTSAAGVTFYSLLPSGLHTGPDWLLGLLFGLGGVVGMYMGARAQKHVPARAIKGMLSLVILALALKYVLGALA from the coding sequence ATGGATTTCCTCAATGTTGTCTTTCCCGTCTCGGGTGTGAGCACGAACATCTTCGTGCCGCCCCTGGTGGCCCTGGTGGTGTCGTTCTTCACCTCCATGGGAGGACTCTCGGGGGCGTTCCTCATCCTCCCCTTTCAGGTGAGCGTGCTGGGCTACGTGAGCCCCTCCGTGACGGCGACCAATTTCGTTTACAACATCGTGGGCATCCCCAGCGGCGTGTTGAGCTACATCCGCGAGGGGAAGATGAACTGGCCCCTGGCCCTGGCGATCACGGCGGGCACCCTTCCCGGAGTTTTTCTGGGGTACTACCTCCGCGTTCTTTTCCTCCCGGACCCCGCCCGGTTCAAGGTCTTCGTGGGCGTCGTCCTTCTGTACGTCGGCGGGAGGCTCTTAAAGGACATGCTTCGTCCCGTGCGGGCCAGGGGCGGCGGGCAGGACGGGGCAAGACCCTCCGTGGCAGCCGGGCGGATAAGCCTGGGGCGCATATGGTTCGGGTACGCGGGCACCGAGTACGAGGTGCGGACCCTGCCGCTTTTTCTCCTGGCCCTGGGCGTGGGCGTGGTGGGCGGGGCGTACGGGATAGGCGGGGGGGCGATAATCGCGCCTTTCTGCATAAGCGTGCTGGGGCTTCCCGTCTATGCCGTGGCCGGCGCGGCCCTTCTGGGCACCTTCGTAACCTCGGCCGCGGGGGTGACGTTTTACAGCCTCCTGCCCTCCGGGCTTCACACCGGCCCCGACTGGCTCCTGGGCCTTCTCTTCGGCCTGGGCGGCGTCGTGGGCATGTACATGGGGGCCAGGGCCCAGAAGCATGTCCCCGCGCGGGCCATAAAGGGCATGCTCTCGCTGGTCATCCTCGCCCTGGCCCTGAAATACGTCCTCGGGGCGCTGGCCTGA
- a CDS encoding ATP-binding cassette domain-containing protein, translating to MNVRLGVSNIEKSYGKKKVLAGATYGFASGVTAVMGPNGCGKSTLLRICALLEPPTAGEVRYSYTGKGNVPHDVALRRKITYVLPEAALFNTTVWKNAAYGLMVRGVGRRERKKRTAEMLQAVGLYDKRKENALSLSSGEAQRLALVRAMVLEPEVLFLDEPTASLDEENAAVVEKILLGMKRQTDAPTIILATHDRAMAERLADVIITIRHGKIPHGVVLR from the coding sequence ATGAACGTTAGGCTCGGCGTATCCAACATAGAGAAGAGCTACGGGAAGAAGAAGGTCCTGGCCGGGGCGACCTACGGGTTTGCCTCGGGGGTGACGGCCGTGATGGGCCCCAACGGCTGCGGGAAGTCCACCCTTCTGCGCATATGCGCGCTCCTTGAGCCTCCCACGGCGGGGGAAGTGCGATACTCCTATACGGGAAAGGGCAACGTCCCCCACGACGTGGCCTTACGGCGCAAGATTACCTACGTGCTGCCCGAGGCGGCCCTCTTCAACACCACCGTGTGGAAGAACGCCGCCTATGGCCTCATGGTGCGCGGGGTGGGCCGCAGGGAGCGCAAAAAGCGCACCGCGGAGATGCTCCAGGCCGTGGGCCTTTACGACAAGAGGAAGGAAAACGCCCTGTCCCTCTCAAGTGGGGAGGCCCAGCGCCTCGCCCTGGTGCGGGCCATGGTGCTGGAGCCCGAGGTGCTCTTCCTCGATGAGCCCACCGCGAGCCTCGACGAGGAAAACGCGGCCGTCGTGGAAAAGATTCTCCTGGGGATGAAGAGACAGACCGACGCGCCCACCATCATCCTGGCCACCCACGACCGCGCGATGGCCGAGCGCCTGGCCGACGTCATCATCACCATCCGCCACGGCAAGATCCCCCACGGCGTGGTGTTGCGTTGA
- a CDS encoding putative toxin-antitoxin system toxin component, PIN family, with amino-acid sequence MRVVIDTNIMVASLFPGASKRLIEAWASGRLTLCVSRPILGEYEAILRRFAFREGELRRLREALETSPHTLCAVHPPEGHWVPEDPEDDKFVACALALEAVCIVTSDEHLGAMERVQGVEVLSPARALSRLNL; translated from the coding sequence GTGCGGGTAGTCATCGATACCAACATCATGGTGGCCTCCCTCTTCCCCGGCGCCTCGAAGCGGCTCATAGAGGCATGGGCCTCGGGACGCCTGACACTCTGTGTGTCCCGCCCCATCCTGGGCGAATACGAGGCCATCCTGCGCCGCTTCGCCTTTCGCGAGGGAGAGCTTCGTCGCCTGAGGGAGGCCCTCGAGACAAGCCCGCACACCCTCTGCGCGGTGCATCCCCCCGAGGGGCACTGGGTGCCCGAGGACCCCGAGGACGACAAGTTCGTAGCCTGCGCCCTGGCCCTCGAGGCCGTCTGCATCGTCACCAGCGACGAGCACCTCGGGGCGATGGAAAGAGTCCAGGGCGTGGAGGTGCTCTCACCGGCCCGGGCCCTGTCCCGGCTTAACCTGTGA
- a CDS encoding bacteriophage holin, which yields MKIRPLALGVALGLVWGVSLLVTTLVSARTGYAREFLAVMAGSIYPGYAISPAGSLLGLLYGFVDGLAGGAVLAWIYNRLAGAR from the coding sequence ATGAAAATAAGGCCGCTGGCTCTGGGAGTGGCCCTCGGGCTGGTGTGGGGCGTCTCTCTCCTGGTCACCACCCTTGTTTCGGCCAGGACGGGCTACGCCCGGGAGTTCCTCGCGGTGATGGCCGGGTCCATCTACCCCGGGTACGCCATATCTCCCGCGGGCAGCCTTCTGGGGCTGCTGTACGGGTTTGTGGACGGGCTGGCCGGCGGGGCCGTGCTGGCCTGGATTTATAACAGGCTGGCGGGGGCCAGATGA
- a CDS encoding cation:proton antiporter, translating to MQEQLLILFLIMGGAAAVPFLARRLRLPSAALEIIYGIVLFNTVLRAQPEWFAFFKELGLIYLMFIAGMELDLRRFIRTNRFCWYVAVSLLSFAATPVVFVWLGYSFYLGVAVSMISAGIIIPVLRELGMTQTGLGRDIIGVGLTGELLSITMLTGIDIYHTHGLTLSAFAQALKLLLLLGASALFLRLLYIVAWWNPARVQKVMESEDPVEEGIRVVLSIAFAGALIALGSGVEPILGSFMAGLIFGYVFRSKGHFEEKINAVGFGFFVPLFFIGVGAEFNLGLLGSARSFLMGIFLSAMVLASNVFPLLFAPFMKLRLREALGMTLLLSAPLSLLVVSGTLGERMGLLSASMKGELILAALVSGILYPSLFRPLGRGIMASLEEKEAEKA from the coding sequence ATGCAGGAGCAGCTCCTCATATTGTTTCTCATAATGGGAGGGGCGGCCGCCGTCCCCTTCCTGGCCCGGAGGCTCCGCCTGCCCTCTGCGGCCCTGGAGATAATCTACGGCATCGTCCTTTTCAACACAGTGCTTAGAGCGCAGCCCGAGTGGTTTGCCTTCTTCAAGGAGCTGGGCCTCATCTACCTGATGTTCATCGCGGGCATGGAGCTTGACCTGAGACGGTTCATCCGGACGAACCGGTTCTGCTGGTACGTCGCGGTCTCGCTGCTGTCCTTCGCCGCAACGCCCGTCGTCTTCGTCTGGCTGGGGTATTCCTTTTACCTGGGCGTGGCGGTCTCGATGATATCGGCGGGCATCATCATCCCCGTGCTCAGGGAGCTGGGCATGACGCAGACGGGCCTGGGCAGGGACATCATCGGCGTGGGGCTGACGGGGGAGCTCCTTTCCATCACCATGCTGACGGGCATCGACATCTACCACACCCACGGCCTGACTCTCTCGGCCTTCGCCCAGGCCCTGAAGCTCCTTCTTCTTCTCGGGGCATCGGCGCTTTTTCTGCGACTCCTGTACATTGTCGCCTGGTGGAATCCCGCGCGGGTGCAGAAGGTCATGGAGAGCGAGGACCCCGTGGAGGAGGGCATACGGGTCGTCCTTTCCATCGCCTTTGCGGGCGCCCTCATCGCCCTGGGCTCGGGGGTGGAGCCCATCCTGGGCTCTTTCATGGCGGGACTCATTTTCGGCTACGTTTTCAGAAGCAAGGGACACTTCGAGGAAAAGATAAACGCCGTGGGCTTCGGGTTCTTCGTCCCGCTTTTCTTCATCGGCGTCGGCGCGGAGTTCAACCTGGGGCTCCTGGGCTCCGCCCGGTCCTTTCTGATGGGCATTTTCCTTTCGGCCATGGTTCTTGCAAGCAACGTCTTCCCCCTTCTCTTTGCCCCTTTCATGAAGCTCAGGTTGCGGGAGGCCCTGGGGATGACCCTTCTTCTTTCGGCCCCCCTCTCGCTCCTGGTGGTCTCCGGCACCCTGGGAGAGAGGATGGGGCTTCTGAGCGCTTCCATGAAGGGGGAGCTCATCCTCGCTGCCCTGGTCTCGGGCATCCTCTACCCCAGCCTATTCAGGCCCCTGGGGCGCGGCATCATGGCCTCGCTCGAGGAGAAAGAGGCCGAGAAGGCCTGA